A genome region from Vanessa cardui chromosome 24, ilVanCard2.1, whole genome shotgun sequence includes the following:
- the LOC124540171 gene encoding uncharacterized protein LOC124540171, producing the protein MLGISSLSWFLIMGIFDKCLTDNAGVTFTFKEYQYKDSPKNEMTFHEFESACEQSSACSQLSGLTRTRCVRECVSPSCYRELYLSDPLEEGEIDVRLNSFKGCFIQRSGRTRN; encoded by the exons ATGCTAGGCATATCATCCTTAAGCTGGTTTTTGATAATGGGAATATTCGATAAATGCCTAACCGATAATGCTGGCGTAACTTTTACCTTTAAAGAATATCAGTATAAGGATTCGCCAAAAAAT GAAATGACCTTTCACGAATTCGAGTCAGCCTGTGAACAGAGCAGCGCGTGCAGCCAATTAAGTGGGTTGACACGAACACGATGTGTGCGAGAATGTGTGTCCCCATCTTGTTACAGAGAGCTTTATTTATCAGACCCG CTCGAGGAAGGTGAAATAGACGTAAGATTGAATTCCTTCAAAGGTTGCTTTATCCAAAGAAGTGGTCGGACGAGGAATTGA